Proteins from a genomic interval of Salmo salar chromosome ssa14, Ssal_v3.1, whole genome shotgun sequence:
- the LOC106569183 gene encoding mucin-4: MNHPSTLILPWGLKSWLVAVSRAVLLEEPPNVLAFIASYCGQLLQLKKEHPNLDIQELSYIFRDLRGGHTNDYQGTISFTGLAESVLSECSHKISEERDNAASGLSPSDTSSSHVHCEEPGHQAMEDNAVSSSVVQSAVYQKDPSVSGVVDVENTVLIRTSRAPSEHVIIVHSEGLPEALIFHSKALPSSNRSHTTCVLSPNPSPVPGDEEPEGASSGVMFYQVPLFEELPHPPSMGELPSVAAVETVTDEDISSSSDTFPSQEKMSGTQSVQVFFSAASEVESSGQMRNSTSSFEDLAVDKISDVIIPQKAPSYKALPQSASPIKQTSVVSPECSGSDITAKAPSETELVDAAQRVSSVRIPSREESVGRTAETPERDTSPRVSPRASPQTSLVSAHVGEFSLPRIPSAPSMEELLVSPSASVGRILPVVSRKSSRSSLSERAPSETVVGRTAETPERHTSPRVSQQASSAMTDDQVTNPETSERLLTTSTLHSEDFKFACISFHNLAHGITQTEERPASHGTTQTELSALHRTTQTEKRPATHRTTQTEVSAFHGTTQTDERLALHGTAQTDERLALHGTAQTDERLALHGTAQTDERLALHGTTQTEEGPASSRTLSSASPLPDGAAMEHQNPAEELGLGPSPAEDVTEVAEWVKPDNIETRKSSDLVSPQHVENAPITELVSPQHVENAAITELVGPQHVENAPITELVGPQHVENAPITELVSPQHVENAPIPELVSPQHVENAPISRLACPPHEEAVTFENPQESVETEENVETSNVEVTSKPQPEDTTDAPPCPGPETPQMIQEESATQTPEEESVQEELNTKTPEEESIQEELNTKTPEESFPRVPTPQFLLPGHTAEGHQQNQTKPANLIKMAIAERNHLIKRLAKSDPLKNRLDGSMSATGVREVAYATKLMKQRSQTAPQPNIKRMLNLTDKIPNYLLVERSSGTSDVASSQERKPADQESCVVCRGRCTGFLSFSVPIDSFCGAECGCRLQITTDDGDVVYSPAFIQAINPCRPCAHEVAESTDTRPTTSHAHMEWSFKISIKGNKM; this comes from the exons GTCAGTCGCGCGGTTCTACTGGAGGAGCCTCCAAATGTCCTGGCGTTCATAGCATCTTACTGCGGCCAGCTTCTGCAATTGAAGAAAG AACATCCAAATCTTGATATTCAAGAGCTCTCATACATCTTCAGAGATTTAAGGG GAGGTCACACTAATGACTACCAGGGAACCATCTCCTTCACTGGTCTGGCGGAATCTGTTTTGAGTGAATGCTCTCACAAAATATCTGAGGAACGAGACAACGCAGCGTCAGGTCTGTCTCCATCTGATACATCATCAAGCCATGTACACTGTGAGGAGCCTGGCCACCAGGCCATGGAGGATAATGCAGTCAGCAGTTCAGTGGTCCAGTCTGCCGTGTACCAGAAAGATCCGTCAGTCAGTGGCGTGGTCGACGTTGAGAACACTGTGCTGATCCGCACTTCCAGGGCTCCATCCGAGCATGTGATTATAGTTCACTCCGAGGGTCTCCCTGAGGCGCTCATCTTCCACAGCAAAGCCTTGCCTTCATCCAACCGTTCCCACACAACATGTGTCCTGTCCCCTAATCCTAGTCCTGTCCCTGGTGATGAGGAACCAGAGGGAGCTTCTAGTGGGGTCATGTTTTATCAGGTTCCCTTGTTTGAGGAGCTGCCTCACCCACCATCCATGGGGGAACTCCCCTCTGTTGCTGCTGTGGAGACTGTGACTGATGAGGATATATCCTCAAGCAGTGACACATTTCCCTCGCAGGAGAAAATGTCTGGCACTCAATCTGTTCAGGTCTTTTTCTCAGCAGCCTCGGAGGTAGAATCATCTGGTCAGATGAGAAATTCAACAAGCAGCTTTGAGGATCTGGCTGTGGACAAGATATCTGATGTGATTATACCTCAGAAGGCCCCTTCCTATAAAGCGCTGCCTCAGTCTGCATCACCTATAAAGCAAACTTCAGTTGTTTCCCCTGAATGTTCAGGAAGTGATATTACTGCGAAAGCTCCATCTGAAACAGAACTAGTTGATGCAGCACAGAGAGTGTCCTCAGTCAGGATACCcagtagagaggagagtgtgGGGAGAACAGCAGAGAcaccagagagagacacatctcCCAGAGTATCACCAAGAGCTTCTCCACAAACTTCTCTTGTATCAG CTCATGTTGGTGAATTCAGTCTGCCTAGGATTCCCTCTGCACCATCAATGGAGGAGCTACTGGTGTCTCCATCTGCTTCTGTTGGTAGAATTTTACCAGTAGTTTCAAGAAAATCTTCAAGAAGTAGCTTGTCAGAAAGAGCTCCTTCTGAAACAGTAGTAGGGAGAACAGCAGAGACACCAGAAAGACACACATCTCCCAGAGTATCTCAACAAGCATCTTCTGCAATGACTGATGATCAGGTGACTAATCCGGAGACATCTGAAAGATTACTGACAACCTCAACTCTGCATTCAGAAGATTTCAAGTTTG CATGCATTTCCTTTCACAACTTGGCCCATGGAATCACACAAACTGAGGAGAGACCAGCGTCACATGGAACTACACAAACTGAACTTTCAGCATTGCATAGAACTACACAAACTGAGAAGAGACCAGCAACCCACAGAACTACACAAACTGAAGTTTCAGCATTCCATGGAACTACACAAACGGATGAAAGACTAGCATTGCATGGAACTGCACAAACTGATGAAAGACTAGCATTGCATGGAACTGCACAAACTGATGAAAGACTAGCATTGCACGGAACTGCACAAACTGATGAAAGACTAGCATTGCATGGAACTACACAAACTGAAGAGGGACCAGCGTCCTCCCGAACGTTatcctcagcctctcctctgcctG ACGGTGCTGCCATGGAACATCAGAATCCAGCAGAAGAACTGGGATTGGGACCTTCACCTGCTGAGGATGTTACTGAAGTAGCAGAGTGGGTCAAACCAGACAACATAGAGACCAGGAAATCATCCGACTTGGTCAGTCCTCAACATGTGGAGAATGCACCAATAACAGAATTGGTCAGTCCTCAACATGTAGAGAATGCAGCAATAACAGAATTGGTCGGTCCTCAACATGTAGAGAATGCACCAATAACAGAATTGGTCGGTCCTCAACATGTAGAGAATGCACCAATAACAGAATTGGTCAGTCCTCAACATGTAGAGAATGCACCAATACCAGAATTGGTCAGTCCTCAACATGTAGAGAATGCACCAATATCAAGATTGGCTTGTCCACCACATGAAGAGGCAGTAACATTTGAAAATCCTCAAGAGAGTGTTGAAACAGAAGAGAATGTCGAAACATCAAATGTGGAGGTAACTTCCAAACCCCAGCCTGAAGACACTACCGATGCTCCACCCTGTCCTggaccagagacaccacagatgATCCAGGAGGAATCAGCCACCCAGACACCAGAGGAGGAGTCTGTCCAGGAGGAACTAAACACCAAGACACCAGAGGAGGAGTCTATCCAGGAGGAACTAAACACCAAGACACCAGAGGAGTCTTTCCCAAGAGTCCCCACACCTCAGTTCCTCTTGCCAGGTCATACTGCAGAGGGCCATCAGCAGAACCAAACCAAACCTGCTAACCTGATCAAGATGGCTATCGCTGAGAGGAACCACCTGATCAAGAGACTTGCCAAGTCAGACCCACTGAAGAACAGATTGG ATGGGTCTATGTCTGCTACCGGAGTGAGAGAAGTGGCCTACGCTACCAAGTTGATGAAGCAAAGGTCCCAGACAGCCCCACAGCCCAACATCAAACGAATGTTGAACCTAACAG ACAAAATCCCCAACTATCTCCTTGTGGAACGTTCATCCGGAACCTCGGACGTGGCTTCTTCCCAAGAGAGAAAGCCAGCAGATCAAGAGAGTTGTGTGGTCTGCAGGGGACGCTGTACTGGTTTCCTGTCCTTCTCTGTGCCAATTGACAGTTTCTGCGGAGCAGAGTGTGGCTGTCGACTGCAGATCACAACCGACGATGGAGACGTAGTCTATTCCCCTGCGTTCATACAGGCTATCAACCCATGCAGACCTTGTGCACATGAGGTCGCGGAGAGTACAGATACACGCCCGACAACTTCACATGCCCACATGGAATGGTCTTTTAAAATCAGCATAAAAGGTAACAAAATGTAA